A single Nostoc sp. PCC 7107 DNA region contains:
- a CDS encoding sugar transferase, giving the protein MSIPTVNPQAGGYAVDALALANQRPAANFVKQPLHRSTSSIIKRLIDILGAIVGLIITAIVAIPIGIITKITNPGPIFYSQIRCGINGKPFRIWKFRSMVVNAEQIKHLVKNQAQGHIFKAVDDPRITPIGKFLRRTSLDEFPQFWNVFKGEMSLVGTRPPTPDEVIHYAPHHWERLKVKPGMTGEWQVNGRSSIKDFETIVKMDVDYQRKWSVVYDLMLIFKTIWVVLNKSGAC; this is encoded by the coding sequence ATGTCAATACCTACTGTTAATCCTCAAGCAGGAGGTTATGCTGTAGATGCTTTAGCTCTTGCTAATCAACGTCCAGCAGCTAATTTTGTCAAACAGCCCTTACACAGATCAACCTCAAGCATCATAAAAAGATTAATAGACATTTTAGGAGCTATTGTTGGACTAATTATCACAGCTATTGTGGCAATTCCTATAGGAATTATCACCAAAATCACTAATCCCGGGCCAATATTTTATTCCCAAATTCGCTGCGGTATCAACGGCAAACCTTTTCGTATTTGGAAGTTCCGTTCTATGGTGGTAAATGCCGAGCAAATCAAGCATCTGGTAAAAAATCAAGCTCAAGGTCACATATTTAAAGCTGTTGATGACCCTCGCATCACTCCCATAGGTAAATTCTTGCGTCGTACTAGCTTAGATGAATTTCCCCAGTTTTGGAATGTTTTCAAGGGAGAAATGAGCTTGGTTGGGACGCGCCCCCCAACGCCTGATGAAGTAATACACTATGCACCGCATCACTGGGAAAGGTTAAAAGTTAAGCCAGGTATGACGGGAGAATGGCAAGTTAATGGACGTTCCAGCATCAAAGATTTTGAAACGATTGTAAAAATGGACGTTGATTATCAACGCAAGTGGTCGGTAGTTTATGACCTGATGCTGATATTTAAAACCATCTGGGTGGTATTGAATAAGAGTGGCGCTTGTTAG
- a CDS encoding carbohydrate ABC transporter permease codes for MKLQLKNSRWQILITYSLLGAIALITLFPLLWLISTALKSPTENILQSPPQLLPSQPTLGNFATVWQSLPFAQYLYNSTLVSLLTVGLNLLFCALAAYPLARLSFPGRDWIFIAIVSTIMIPFQIVMIPLYILTVQLGLVNTYWGMMFPSLASAFGIFLLRQAFIGVPKEIEEAARMDGSSELGLWWHIMLPAIRPALVTLAIFVFIGSWSDFLWPLIVIQDEKLYTLPLGVAKLAGTFSLDWRLVAAGSIISIAPVLILFLFLQRYIVPTETGSGVKG; via the coding sequence ATGAAGCTACAACTAAAAAACTCGCGCTGGCAAATTTTGATTACCTATAGTTTATTAGGAGCGATCGCACTTATCACGCTATTTCCTTTACTCTGGTTAATTAGTACAGCGTTGAAGTCACCCACCGAAAATATATTACAGTCGCCGCCACAATTACTCCCCAGCCAACCGACACTGGGTAACTTTGCTACGGTGTGGCAATCTTTACCATTTGCCCAATATTTATATAACAGTACGTTGGTTTCTCTACTGACTGTTGGTTTGAATTTATTATTTTGTGCTTTAGCTGCTTACCCATTAGCCAGACTATCATTTCCAGGGAGAGACTGGATATTTATTGCGATCGTCTCAACAATCATGATTCCCTTTCAGATTGTGATGATTCCCCTGTATATTTTGACAGTCCAATTAGGTTTAGTAAACACCTATTGGGGAATGATGTTTCCTAGTTTAGCCTCGGCTTTTGGCATTTTTTTACTGCGACAAGCTTTTATAGGTGTACCCAAAGAAATCGAAGAAGCGGCGCGGATGGATGGTAGTTCAGAGTTAGGCTTGTGGTGGCACATTATGTTACCAGCGATTCGTCCTGCATTGGTTACTCTGGCAATTTTCGTCTTTATTGGTTCTTGGAGTGATTTTCTCTGGCCGTTAATTGTCATTCAAGACGAGAAACTCTACACATTACCTTTAGGCGTGGCAAAATTAGCGGGTACTTTTTCGTTAGACTGGCGCTTAGTAGCTGCTGGTTCGATAATTTCCATCGCCCCAGTACTAATATTATTTCTGTTTTTACAACGCTACATCGTACCGACTGAAACAGGTAGTGGTGTGAAAGGTTAA